The following are encoded together in the Pseudoalteromonas ruthenica genome:
- the tamB gene encoding autotransporter assembly complex protein TamB, with amino-acid sequence MSKGYKRILRWCGGLVGTILVTLFCLLFTEVGNKGIAYVANHSVDGLRISLKEGRFLYDDPFDISFTSEQISIDAEAVRIDWQLLGCAGLCFRQVGAESLTVQVADQQNDKAAATDAMPPASEPISLPTITIKSLFLGQANFRAAGLSVSARDFKSALEAHQRDVKVQPLRLRSLELTLPESEQQPSSAPLEALPPLPPIAFDLGINAQLKSAQVADIIITQGQQSHRISDLKVAVALQQQQLSVSQLSAAYQLPADIATNEGDTLEAQAQGQFSFADGNPLTLSLQLAAMGERSELSFTGSLDELNVQARNQGKYTFELDAQAQLRKQNWPFELAFSHAPWQLEVQGQPLQVERTNINASGTLDNYRLDVDALTQLAAYPQVSTSLQAQGSLSGINAAPLQLRANDSHVEVTTSIAWRDGISADFSAQLTNLHSEYLLDTVRSDLSGQLQGRVSVESPRQWWVELKPSSLSGTINEQPLTFNAELNIDSDLSGDIHAFSVRQGENTLVINGRIDEQWQLAGELNLSSSSPLYQGYSGQGHAQFSIEGQRLSPKLQLQLQLATLQGEGLRVSDATLDITGQYQQADLEYDLDAEVANVSLDGQVIKGIQVQSQGSQHHQQNYIRAGLAQGQAQLAFQSELQQQQLSLAITELELRGDEYQVALEQSTELDIDLAQQSVRTKPFCLKGNAMHLCIEPSDISAKQGYVNAKLDYFHLQSLTTLLGPNLGIEGQAQGHAQLVWQDNQAMQIDAEFHTQQLQGLYRNQGQLQRLPVETLMIKLSSDAKNANAKLSIDSSVVGSIDADLAVEDITQAQQLSGEVHLTDTDISKFAHFVPDVRKLAGKLSANLTLSGTLAQPYLNGELKAHELAIEGDALPVALANSRLEAELDGESMTLEGELLTPDGGKLAIDGSGVWLSDNPALTISLSGERFMVVPQQGVNVAISPDLTIDISAQSVQVDGRVDVPYGRIKIKELPKGAVQVSDDEIIVDAPQKQQSAPFAYQVQLDVGVHDDVYIDSFGLKSYIMGDLKLTASNESPPLASGELKLVDGKYRAFGQDLVIRTGQIGFSGALDKPYLNVRAIRNPDTTANGVIAGIELIGNVEQPKLNVFSEPAMDRSQALSYVLNGQPLGDGDTNTDAMLTQILLAQGLNRSEGFVSRVGETFGLSDITLNSKGSGDDTKVEIAGYIAPGIQVKYSVGVFESISEVAVRYQILQKLYIEVTSGLYDTLDILYRFDVD; translated from the coding sequence ATGAGCAAAGGGTATAAGCGTATTCTCCGTTGGTGTGGCGGCCTTGTGGGCACTATTTTAGTGACCTTATTTTGTTTGTTATTTACTGAGGTAGGTAACAAGGGTATTGCCTATGTAGCCAATCATAGCGTTGACGGGTTGCGCATTTCGCTCAAAGAGGGGCGGTTTTTATATGATGACCCATTTGATATCTCTTTTACCAGCGAGCAGATAAGCATCGATGCTGAGGCTGTGCGTATTGACTGGCAGTTATTGGGTTGTGCTGGGCTGTGCTTTCGCCAAGTTGGGGCTGAGTCGCTGACGGTGCAAGTAGCCGATCAGCAAAACGACAAGGCGGCAGCGACTGATGCAATGCCGCCGGCCAGCGAGCCAATATCACTGCCGACTATCACCATCAAAAGTCTATTTTTAGGACAAGCCAACTTCCGTGCTGCGGGCCTTAGCGTGTCAGCACGGGATTTTAAATCAGCGCTTGAGGCGCATCAACGAGACGTTAAGGTGCAGCCGTTGCGTCTGCGCTCGCTTGAACTTACTTTACCTGAGAGTGAGCAGCAGCCTTCCTCAGCACCACTTGAGGCGCTGCCACCGTTACCGCCTATCGCTTTTGATTTAGGCATCAATGCGCAGCTTAAAAGTGCACAGGTTGCTGACATTATTATCACTCAAGGGCAGCAAAGCCATCGTATCAGCGATTTAAAAGTGGCTGTGGCACTGCAACAACAGCAGTTGAGCGTTTCACAACTATCAGCCGCCTACCAATTGCCTGCTGATATCGCGACAAACGAAGGGGATACACTTGAGGCCCAAGCTCAGGGTCAATTCTCTTTTGCTGATGGCAACCCTTTAACACTGTCGCTGCAACTAGCTGCCATGGGCGAGCGCAGCGAGCTTTCATTCACGGGCAGTTTAGATGAACTTAATGTCCAGGCGCGTAATCAAGGCAAATATACCTTCGAATTAGACGCACAGGCACAATTACGAAAGCAAAATTGGCCTTTTGAGTTGGCGTTTTCACACGCACCTTGGCAGCTTGAGGTGCAGGGCCAGCCGTTACAGGTAGAACGCACCAACATTAATGCATCGGGTACTTTAGATAACTACCGCTTAGATGTTGATGCATTGACACAGCTAGCAGCATACCCACAAGTGAGCACTTCTTTACAGGCTCAAGGAAGCCTTAGCGGCATCAACGCTGCGCCGTTGCAATTGCGAGCGAATGATAGCCACGTTGAGGTAACAACATCAATAGCCTGGCGCGATGGTATTAGCGCTGATTTTTCTGCGCAGCTAACTAATTTGCACAGTGAGTACTTATTAGACACCGTGCGCAGCGATCTATCGGGCCAGCTGCAAGGCCGAGTGAGTGTTGAATCACCCCGGCAGTGGTGGGTGGAGCTTAAACCGTCGTCATTATCAGGCACGATAAACGAGCAACCGCTCACATTTAATGCCGAACTGAATATTGATAGCGATCTCAGTGGCGATATTCATGCTTTTAGTGTGCGCCAAGGGGAGAATACATTGGTTATCAATGGCCGCATTGATGAGCAGTGGCAACTAGCCGGCGAATTAAACTTGTCATCATCATCGCCACTTTATCAAGGTTATTCAGGGCAGGGACACGCTCAGTTTAGTATCGAAGGGCAACGTTTATCTCCTAAGCTGCAATTGCAATTGCAACTAGCGACTCTGCAAGGTGAGGGATTGCGAGTGAGCGACGCAACATTAGATATTACAGGGCAATATCAACAAGCCGACTTAGAATATGACCTGGATGCAGAAGTAGCTAATGTTAGCCTTGATGGCCAAGTTATCAAGGGCATTCAAGTACAGTCTCAGGGCTCACAACATCACCAACAAAACTATATTCGTGCTGGATTAGCTCAAGGGCAAGCGCAGTTGGCGTTTCAGTCTGAACTGCAACAGCAGCAATTGAGCTTGGCAATTACCGAGTTGGAATTGCGCGGCGACGAGTATCAGGTCGCACTGGAGCAAAGTACCGAGTTGGACATTGATCTGGCCCAGCAGAGCGTGCGCACTAAGCCCTTTTGTTTAAAGGGCAATGCCATGCACTTATGCATAGAGCCCAGTGATATCAGCGCCAAGCAGGGATACGTCAATGCTAAGCTTGACTACTTTCACTTACAGTCTCTTACCACTTTGCTCGGACCCAACCTGGGTATAGAGGGGCAAGCGCAAGGACATGCGCAGTTGGTATGGCAAGATAACCAAGCAATGCAGATTGATGCTGAGTTCCATACCCAGCAATTACAAGGGTTGTATAGAAACCAAGGGCAGTTGCAGCGATTGCCTGTGGAAACCTTAATGATAAAGCTAAGCAGTGATGCAAAAAATGCCAATGCTAAGCTAAGCATAGACTCCTCAGTGGTTGGCAGTATTGACGCTGATTTAGCCGTAGAGGATATCACTCAAGCGCAACAACTCTCTGGAGAGGTGCACCTAACAGATACCGACATCAGTAAATTCGCTCACTTTGTGCCTGATGTGAGGAAGTTAGCGGGCAAGTTAAGTGCTAATCTAACTCTCAGCGGCACGTTAGCGCAGCCCTACCTTAATGGTGAGCTCAAGGCGCATGAATTGGCAATTGAAGGGGACGCACTGCCGGTAGCACTTGCTAACTCTCGTCTCGAAGCTGAACTCGATGGTGAGAGTATGACCTTGGAGGGGGAATTGCTCACCCCTGATGGTGGCAAGCTTGCTATTGACGGCTCAGGTGTGTGGCTCAGTGATAATCCGGCACTTACCATTTCGCTCTCGGGCGAGCGCTTTATGGTGGTACCGCAGCAAGGGGTCAATGTCGCGATTTCTCCGGATTTAACCATAGATATTAGCGCCCAAAGTGTGCAAGTTGATGGTCGTGTTGATGTTCCTTACGGACGTATCAAAATCAAAGAGTTGCCTAAAGGAGCGGTACAGGTCAGTGATGATGAAATCATTGTGGATGCACCACAAAAGCAGCAAAGTGCGCCATTCGCTTATCAAGTGCAGTTAGATGTGGGCGTACATGACGATGTGTATATAGACTCGTTTGGCCTAAAGTCCTACATCATGGGCGACTTGAAACTAACCGCGAGTAATGAAAGTCCGCCATTGGCAAGTGGCGAGTTAAAACTGGTGGATGGTAAATACCGTGCATTTGGCCAAGATTTAGTGATCCGTACAGGGCAAATTGGGTTCAGTGGTGCGCTTGATAAACCTTACTTAAATGTGCGCGCGATCCGTAATCCAGACACCACCGCCAACGGTGTGATAGCGGGTATCGAGTTAATCGGAAATGTTGAACAGCCGAAATTAAACGTGTTCTCGGAGCCGGCCATGGATCGTTCACAAGCGCTTTCTTACGTGCTTAACGGTCAGCCTCTTGGGGATGGTGATACGAACACCGATGCCATGCTAACGCAGATTCTTCTAGCCCAAGGTCTCAATCGCAGTGAGGGATTTGTATCGCGAGTAGGGGAAACATTTGGCCTCAGCGATATAACCTTAAATTCAAAAGGCAGTGGTGATGATACTAAGGTTGAAATTGCTGGCTATATCGCGCCGGGGATCCAAGTAAAATACAGTGTTGGTGTATTCGAGTCTATCAGTGAAGTGGCTGTGCGCTACCAAATACTGCAAAAACTATATATAGAGGTAACCAGCGGGCTTTATGATACCTTAGATATATTGTATCGGTTTGATGTGGACTAA
- a CDS encoding peptidylprolyl isomerase, producing the protein MITRLLIVVSLVLSATTSADDNPSPTIIIDNADASEWRAVTDENLMMITLATGIVYLEVNPELAPAHVERLRSLAGQGFYRGLSMYRFVEGFVAQGGAGDKDTDVPALKNEFVSHSETTRPLDIVINEDDGYSARSGFINGFAVGQNKQGTQTWQIHCPGALGMARGNGVDSATSEFFVVLGQAPRYLDKNISVFGRVLAGMAHIQQLQRSPKPGQPFNPIVDIQFADQLPAKQRPVIKVMRTDSHSFAALVAARKNRPEAWFVTTPDYIDTCAMNVPTIIGG; encoded by the coding sequence ATGATCACACGCCTACTAATAGTTGTGAGCCTAGTTTTAAGCGCGACTACCAGTGCAGACGACAATCCCTCTCCTACAATCATTATTGATAACGCCGATGCCAGCGAATGGCGAGCCGTTACTGATGAAAACTTAATGATGATTACCTTAGCGACAGGGATAGTGTATCTGGAGGTAAATCCAGAGCTGGCGCCGGCGCATGTTGAGCGCTTGCGCTCACTAGCTGGCCAAGGCTTCTATCGTGGGCTAAGTATGTATCGTTTTGTCGAAGGCTTTGTTGCCCAAGGCGGCGCTGGAGACAAAGACACGGATGTGCCGGCGCTGAAAAACGAGTTTGTCAGTCACAGCGAAACAACGCGGCCGTTAGATATCGTCATCAATGAAGATGATGGTTACAGCGCGCGCAGTGGCTTTATTAATGGCTTTGCCGTCGGCCAAAATAAGCAGGGCACACAAACGTGGCAAATTCATTGTCCTGGCGCATTAGGTATGGCGCGGGGCAATGGAGTCGACAGCGCAACCAGTGAATTTTTTGTAGTGCTTGGTCAGGCACCGCGTTACTTGGATAAGAACATTAGCGTATTTGGTCGCGTACTTGCGGGCATGGCCCATATACAGCAGCTGCAGCGCTCGCCAAAGCCGGGACAGCCTTTTAACCCGATTGTTGATATCCAATTTGCCGATCAACTGCCTGCTAAGCAGCGCCCGGTAATTAAAGTAATGCGCACCGACTCACACAGCTTTGCAGCGCTCGTTGCAGCGCGTAAAAATCGCCCCGAGGCGTGGTTTGTGACCACGCCTGATTATATTGATACCTGCGCCATGAATGTACCGACGATTATTGGCGGTTAA
- the queF gene encoding NADPH-dependent 7-cyano-7-deazaguanine reductase QueF (Catalyzes the NADPH-dependent reduction of 7-cyano-7-deazaguanine (preQ0) to 7-aminomethyl-7-deazaguanine (preQ1) in queuosine biosynthesis) has translation MTDYSNAPELKASLLGKATEYKDSYDPSLLYPIARKLNRDDLQIDERALPFKGEDIWTGYELSWLNPKGKPQVAVATFTFPCQSPDIIESKSFKLYLNSFNQSRFESMQAVQQTMAKDLSAATQSDVQVTLYGPEDYQHFAATALPGQCIDELDITVDTYELTPSLLRLAEDAQQVEQTLHSHLLKSNCLITSQPDWASVVIRYQGPALCHESLLRYLISFRSHNEFHEQCVERIFTDIMACAPMQSLEVYARYTRRGGLDINPYRATHSDKTLFDVRINRQ, from the coding sequence ATGACAGATTACAGCAACGCCCCAGAGTTAAAAGCCAGCCTACTCGGCAAGGCAACTGAGTATAAAGACAGCTACGATCCATCCCTACTTTATCCCATAGCACGCAAGCTTAATCGTGATGATTTGCAAATAGATGAGCGTGCCCTGCCCTTTAAAGGGGAGGATATTTGGACCGGTTACGAGTTATCGTGGCTTAACCCTAAAGGCAAACCACAGGTCGCGGTGGCCACCTTTACCTTCCCTTGTCAAAGCCCGGATATTATTGAGTCTAAATCGTTTAAGTTGTACTTAAATAGCTTCAATCAAAGCCGTTTTGAAAGCATGCAAGCAGTGCAGCAAACCATGGCCAAAGACTTAAGTGCGGCGACCCAAAGTGACGTGCAAGTAACACTGTATGGCCCTGAGGATTATCAGCACTTCGCAGCCACCGCATTACCAGGTCAGTGCATCGATGAGCTCGATATCACCGTCGATACCTATGAGCTGACACCAAGCTTACTGCGCCTAGCCGAGGATGCGCAGCAAGTTGAACAAACCCTGCATAGTCACTTATTGAAGTCTAATTGCTTGATCACCTCACAACCCGATTGGGCGAGCGTGGTTATACGCTACCAAGGCCCCGCTCTTTGTCATGAGTCGCTGCTGCGTTACCTGATTTCATTTCGCAGCCACAACGAGTTTCACGAGCAGTGTGTGGAGCGCATTTTTACCGATATTATGGCCTGTGCGCCCATGCAGTCCCTAGAGGTCTATGCCCGCTACACTCGCCGTGGCGGCCTGGATATTAACCCTTACCGCGCCACGCACAGCGATAAAACCTTATTTGACGTGCGCATTAACCGCCAATAA
- the syd gene encoding SecY-interacting protein gives MSVSTELRRCLQAHISNEQQQYGRNPLAFFDPDSPSPAAIAGTEQQQQVQWQIHERTPSADLNELAAALEVPFPQQLSELFGSYYSGNLPASIDGHGVELLLPWNEDDFVRLQQNITGHVLMKRRLKQQDTVFIGLTEQDDLLLSVRLNDGAVCLEYVGKEPHHVLADDISSLLQQLDVL, from the coding sequence ATGAGCGTAAGCACAGAACTTCGGCGCTGTTTACAGGCACACATTAGCAACGAGCAACAACAGTATGGCCGTAACCCGCTGGCGTTTTTCGACCCGGACTCGCCAAGCCCTGCAGCCATTGCCGGCACTGAACAACAGCAGCAAGTTCAATGGCAAATTCATGAGCGTACCCCCAGTGCTGACTTAAATGAATTGGCAGCAGCCCTGGAAGTGCCTTTCCCACAACAACTGAGCGAATTATTTGGCAGCTACTACAGTGGTAATCTGCCGGCGAGCATCGACGGTCATGGCGTGGAGCTCCTTTTACCTTGGAACGAGGACGACTTTGTACGCTTACAGCAAAATATAACCGGTCATGTATTAATGAAACGCCGGTTAAAGCAGCAAGACACCGTGTTTATTGGGCTGACTGAGCAGGATGATTTGTTGCTGAGCGTGCGATTGAACGATGGTGCAGTCTGCTTAGAATATGTCGGTAAAGAACCGCACCATGTTTTGGCGGATGATATCAGCTCGTTGTTACAGCAATTAGACGTGCTGTAA
- a CDS encoding Zn-ribbon-containing protein: MFVVDLTFDCYQDTQLSAAEQAINQTVVALRANGQIIGDEFPTVLKEGFFVTRVMCPEEDSLHPLNHSPFVKFALDKLNDAGLLAPKVKVIGQDIHANSADNCAAPSSYILYTTYLHTCSPLYCGDDFLPVPLYHIPAIANGDYKTLIKWQEDWQACDQIQINGATRCEFAALHEISAFDSDLTRRGLDLAKRIRYLTKKPVYYYLYRVGGESLTAEQQRRCPSCDGHWHLAEPWFGLFDFRCEQCQLVSNISWDHQ, encoded by the coding sequence ATGTTTGTTGTAGACCTCACTTTTGACTGTTACCAAGATACCCAACTCAGCGCTGCCGAACAGGCGATAAATCAGACGGTGGTGGCGCTTCGAGCCAATGGCCAAATCATCGGCGATGAATTTCCAACCGTATTGAAAGAAGGCTTCTTCGTGACTCGGGTAATGTGCCCAGAAGAGGACTCATTGCACCCGCTCAACCACAGTCCGTTTGTGAAGTTTGCGCTCGATAAACTAAACGATGCCGGGTTGTTAGCGCCCAAGGTCAAGGTTATAGGGCAAGATATTCACGCCAATAGTGCAGATAACTGCGCTGCACCGAGCAGTTACATTCTTTACACCACCTATTTGCATACGTGCAGCCCGTTGTATTGTGGTGATGATTTTTTACCGGTGCCGCTGTATCACATTCCTGCTATCGCCAACGGCGATTACAAGACACTGATAAAATGGCAAGAAGACTGGCAGGCATGCGATCAAATCCAAATTAATGGTGCAACACGCTGCGAATTTGCGGCGCTGCATGAGATCAGCGCCTTTGATAGCGACCTGACTCGTCGCGGCTTGGACTTGGCAAAGCGGATCCGTTATCTAACCAAAAAGCCAGTCTACTATTACTTGTACCGTGTCGGTGGCGAGAGCCTGACAGCCGAGCAACAACGTCGCTGCCCAAGCTGCGATGGTCATTGGCATCTAGCAGAGCCATGGTTTGGATTGTTCGACTTTCGCTGTGAACAATGTCAGTTGGTATCTAATATTTCCTGGGATCACCAATAG
- a CDS encoding DUF2789 domain-containing protein, translating into MDTSKHTMTTLFQQLGLPSSDEQIEQFVTDHKLSPELKLADAPFWSQAQRHFITESLEQDADWCELIDELDAQLRH; encoded by the coding sequence ATGGATACCTCAAAACATACGATGACGACCCTTTTTCAACAGCTCGGCCTGCCCAGCAGCGATGAGCAAATTGAACAATTTGTGACTGACCACAAATTAAGCCCTGAGCTCAAACTCGCTGATGCGCCGTTTTGGTCACAGGCGCAGCGCCACTTTATTACAGAATCTTTGGAACAAGATGCGGATTGGTGCGAATTAATTGACGAGTTAGACGCCCAGCTAAGGCATTAA
- a CDS encoding GNAT family N-acetyltransferase: MLGDYKVRYLTPEDLNVAASLIYQAYHDDPLMREIFSAESSKTQEYEKKLRALIREELHSFWQAKQPLVGLYVDDALRAIACVFQSDASMQADRYWHWRLKLMLSAGYLTTQQLIEKEKTIRNALKTMGRYLFLAFIAVDPHYQRQGYGHYLLKGLDNLVEEDNETQGLAVFVTQSQHQTFFANHGFETMQTLQFSKVSGELLFKKSPHCV; encoded by the coding sequence ATGCTCGGCGACTATAAAGTTAGGTATCTTACTCCGGAAGATTTGAATGTGGCTGCGAGCCTGATTTATCAGGCTTATCATGACGACCCGCTAATGCGAGAAATATTCAGCGCCGAGAGCAGTAAAACCCAAGAGTATGAAAAAAAGTTACGCGCGCTCATCCGTGAAGAGCTACACAGTTTTTGGCAGGCCAAGCAACCATTAGTTGGCTTGTATGTTGATGATGCTCTGCGTGCCATTGCTTGTGTATTTCAATCTGACGCCAGCATGCAGGCGGATCGCTATTGGCACTGGCGACTGAAACTGATGCTCAGTGCTGGTTATTTGACGACTCAGCAGCTCATTGAAAAGGAAAAGACCATTCGCAACGCCTTAAAAACGATGGGGCGCTACTTATTTTTAGCCTTTATTGCGGTGGATCCCCACTATCAACGCCAAGGTTATGGTCACTACCTCCTTAAAGGCCTTGATAATCTTGTTGAGGAAGATAACGAAACGCAAGGACTTGCTGTGTTTGTTACGCAGTCTCAGCATCAAACTTTCTTTGCTAACCACGGTTTTGAGACCATGCAAACATTGCAATTTAGCAAAGTCAGTGGAGAGTTGTTATTCAAAAAAAGCCCACATTGCGTTTAA
- a CDS encoding DUF3301 domain-containing protein → MKTLWILLLCGGVIALFWYRRKVAETARLHAQRQAEQLGVQFVSVACKQWRLAILSNGKLGIRSRFMFEFSSDGETLYEGELWMENERLRKADIPPHRI, encoded by the coding sequence GTGAAAACCTTATGGATTCTGCTGCTGTGTGGTGGCGTGATAGCGTTGTTTTGGTATCGCCGTAAAGTGGCAGAAACTGCGCGGTTACATGCTCAGCGTCAAGCTGAACAATTAGGCGTGCAATTTGTTAGTGTTGCTTGCAAACAGTGGCGTTTAGCGATTTTAAGTAATGGTAAGCTTGGGATCCGCAGCCGCTTTATGTTTGAGTTTTCCAGTGACGGCGAAACCTTGTACGAGGGAGAGTTGTGGATGGAGAATGAACGTTTACGTAAGGCCGATATCCCACCGCACAGAATCTAA
- a CDS encoding DUF3549 family protein, with amino-acid sequence MSDNIATLAQLLDAAGTTWRVFDIGRRVQKIDKATFADIESTTIPYPYPLAQHALLAIQFWDPKASSEPYVWFLKMPLDEQSKLVAASRDHFANMVLEAIGTSLTGAEGEQSKLDNNPYVFTPNANKRAAFNARIKVELRQSASQYYEHAQLYFSGKLGWQDWQSVAVQGLADFAARIDHQDNEALLCQAWSQLPAQVRQPLAAQLENSELGTEAAQTLLTSINQAIQHQDKALLIDALRAISSARAVGLVEQALGQVMNSDYGQDADICQVIAGRLWAYLEAPQTLAQFLEHCCRIDTEQPLFASIFADLVAIPMLRPHVLAILRSEQRSDALSRAIGGLFSS; translated from the coding sequence ATGAGCGACAACATCGCCACACTGGCACAATTATTAGATGCCGCCGGCACCACATGGCGTGTATTTGACATTGGTCGTCGGGTGCAAAAAATAGATAAAGCAACCTTTGCTGATATTGAGTCGACAACTATTCCTTATCCATATCCACTGGCACAGCATGCGCTACTGGCGATTCAGTTTTGGGACCCAAAAGCATCGAGTGAGCCTTATGTGTGGTTTTTGAAAATGCCGTTGGATGAGCAAAGTAAGCTGGTAGCAGCGAGTCGTGACCATTTTGCCAATATGGTGCTAGAAGCCATTGGCACATCGTTAACCGGGGCTGAGGGTGAGCAAAGCAAACTCGATAATAACCCTTATGTATTTACTCCCAATGCCAATAAGCGTGCCGCTTTCAATGCCCGTATCAAAGTAGAGTTACGGCAAAGCGCATCTCAGTACTATGAGCATGCACAGCTATATTTTAGTGGTAAGTTGGGCTGGCAAGACTGGCAAAGCGTCGCTGTGCAAGGCCTTGCCGATTTTGCTGCGCGCATTGACCATCAAGATAATGAAGCCCTGCTGTGCCAAGCATGGTCGCAGTTACCTGCACAAGTACGCCAACCTCTCGCTGCCCAGCTAGAAAATAGTGAGCTAGGTACTGAAGCAGCGCAAACCCTACTCACAAGTATCAATCAAGCGATTCAACATCAGGATAAAGCGCTACTTATTGATGCGCTTCGCGCCATCAGCAGTGCACGCGCAGTGGGGCTGGTTGAACAAGCGCTGGGGCAGGTAATGAACAGTGATTACGGCCAGGATGCTGACATATGCCAGGTCATCGCTGGGCGACTTTGGGCTTATTTAGAAGCACCGCAAACCTTAGCACAGTTCTTAGAGCACTGCTGTAGAATAGACACTGAGCAGCCATTGTTCGCCAGTATTTTTGCCGACTTAGTTGCAATCCCAATGTTGCGCCCTCATGTATTAGCTATATTACGGTCTGAGCAGCGTTCTGATGCGCTTTCTCGTGCAATTGGTGGGTTATTTTCGTCGTGA
- a CDS encoding YqcC family protein — protein MSYSITQLLTQLQGELANAGLWQDKPVAEHLLQSSQPFCVDTLRFEQWLQFVFIPKMRALIHARHPLPSAIALTPMAEVYWSGRYAQLHTVLKRIDITLGGGE, from the coding sequence ATGTCGTATTCCATCACTCAATTGCTCACGCAGTTGCAAGGTGAATTAGCTAATGCAGGCTTATGGCAAGATAAGCCCGTTGCTGAGCATTTATTGCAATCCAGCCAACCTTTTTGTGTTGATACCTTGAGGTTCGAACAATGGTTGCAGTTCGTCTTTATTCCCAAAATGCGTGCCCTAATACACGCAAGACATCCTCTGCCTTCGGCTATAGCCTTAACACCCATGGCTGAGGTCTATTGGTCAGGGCGGTATGCGCAATTGCACACAGTGCTTAAGCGCATAGATATTACTCTCGGAGGGGGAGAGTGA
- the truC gene encoding tRNA pseudouridine(65) synthase TruC has translation MNDLTDSVNVAPVKPLDILYRDEHYIAINKPSGLLVHRSFLDKHETQFAMQMLRDQIGQHVYPLHRLDRPTSGVLLFALSSAAANRAGQLFSEGGMRKRYLALVRGFAPEQQCIDRPLKEKLDKIADKYAQQDKPAQSARTDIRCLLQVSLPIALGKFPSVRYSLVECWPKTGRKHQIRRHMKGINHPLINDVNHGDNTQNHFFAEHFEVSRLMLFATDVYFGHPYSEELIHINAPLGEHALAVFERLGWPVCEQAYYAKEF, from the coding sequence GTGAACGACTTAACAGATTCGGTAAATGTTGCACCAGTAAAGCCGCTCGATATTCTATATCGTGATGAGCACTACATCGCTATTAATAAACCGTCGGGACTACTGGTTCATCGCTCTTTTTTGGATAAGCATGAAACCCAATTTGCAATGCAAATGCTGCGCGATCAAATCGGTCAACATGTGTATCCACTGCATCGCTTAGACAGGCCCACATCCGGTGTATTATTGTTTGCGCTTAGCAGTGCCGCCGCCAATCGTGCAGGACAGCTGTTCAGTGAAGGAGGGATGCGCAAACGTTATCTTGCGTTAGTCAGAGGTTTTGCCCCTGAGCAGCAATGTATCGACAGGCCGCTAAAGGAAAAACTAGATAAAATTGCCGATAAATACGCGCAACAAGACAAGCCAGCACAATCAGCGCGCACTGATATACGTTGCTTGTTGCAAGTAAGCCTGCCTATCGCCTTAGGAAAGTTTCCCAGTGTTCGTTATTCGCTGGTGGAGTGTTGGCCTAAAACAGGGCGTAAGCATCAGATACGTCGCCATATGAAGGGCATTAACCACCCTTTGATTAACGATGTAAACCACGGTGATAATACGCAAAATCACTTTTTTGCCGAGCACTTCGAGGTTTCGCGGCTAATGCTGTTTGCAACCGATGTGTACTTTGGGCATCCTTACAGCGAAGAATTGATTCACATTAATGCACCACTAGGTGAACACGCACTCGCCGTTTTCGAGCGCCTCGGGTGGCCGGTGTGTGAGCAAGCTTATTATGCGAAGGAGTTTTAA
- a CDS encoding flavodoxin translates to MAKINIFYGSVYGGAERLADSAEEQLQKHGHEATVIDNPQVEDVSNSEYILVITSTTGQGDIPDNLMPLFAALQSQFPLLGGTPFAVIAMGDSSYGDTFCGAGKQVEELLMELQGKPLLPRLDIDALEDFDPEPVAQPWLAQFAGAITK, encoded by the coding sequence ATGGCCAAGATTAATATTTTTTACGGCAGTGTCTATGGCGGTGCGGAGCGTCTAGCCGACAGTGCCGAGGAGCAGCTACAAAAGCACGGCCATGAAGCCACAGTGATCGATAACCCGCAAGTGGAAGATGTTAGTAACAGCGAATATATATTAGTGATCACATCGACCACAGGGCAAGGGGATATTCCCGATAACCTCATGCCACTGTTCGCGGCTTTACAAAGCCAGTTTCCTTTATTAGGTGGCACCCCGTTTGCGGTCATTGCCATGGGGGATAGCAGTTATGGCGATACTTTTTGTGGTGCGGGTAAGCAAGTTGAAGAGCTGTTGATGGAGCTGCAAGGTAAGCCGCTGCTGCCACGCTTAGATATTGATGCCCTAGAGGACTTTGATCCCGAGCCGGTGGCGCAACCTTGGTTGGCTCAGTTTGCTGGTGCAATAACCAAGTAG